Part of the Chloroflexota bacterium genome is shown below.
GAAGCCCAGACACCCCATGCTCACCCCCGAAGACAACGACCTCCTCACCCGCGTTGGCCCCGGCACCCCCATGGGCCGCTTCATGCGCGAACACTGGCTCCCCGCGCTGACGTCCAGTGAACTCCCCACCCCCGATAGTGACCCGCTCCGCGTTATGCTCCTCGGCGAGCAGCTTATCGCCTTCCGTGACGCCAACGGCAGCGTCGGCCTGATCCAGAACAACTGCCCCCACCGGGGTGCAAGCCTGTTCTTCGGAAGAAACGAAGAAGCCGGCCTCAGGTGCGTCTACCACGGGTGGAAATTCGACGTGACCGGCCAGTGCGTGGACATGCCGAACGAGCCGGCCGAGAGCAATTTCAAGACCAGAGTCCGCCAGGGCGCGTACCCCTGCCGCGACTACGGCGGGATGATCTGGACCTATATGGGCCCGCGATCGGCGCCGCCGGAGCTGCCGAAGCTGGAGTGGGCCAACGTGCCCGATGACCAGCGGAGCCTCTCACCGGTCCTGAGAGAGTGCAACTGGGTGCAGGCCCTGGAGGGGGACATCGACACCGCGCACCTGTACTTCCTCCACGCGCGCCTCAACCCTGACGAGGGACGGACGCCCCAGAACGACCAGGGCGTCTTCCACGAGGACCGGCACCCGCGGCTGTTCCTGGTCGACATGCCCTACGGCCTGATGTACGGCGCCCGGCGCGAGGAGGACCCCGAGACCTACTACTGGCGCATCACCCAGTTCATGTTCCCCTTCCACACGTACTTTCCGCCGGGCGGATTCCAGGGGATTCCAGGCCACATCTGGGTGCCGCTCGACGACGAGAACACCATGGTGTGGTCCGTCGCGTACAATCCGCTGGAGCCGATTCCCGTTCGCCAGCAGTGGCAGCGGGCCAACGGCCCGCAGTATCTCCCGACGACGACTGCCTCCCTGGGCCGCTGGCGCGCCTCTGCGAACAAGACCAACGACTACATGATCAA
Proteins encoded:
- a CDS encoding Rieske 2Fe-2S domain-containing protein, yielding KPRHPMLTPEDNDLLTRVGPGTPMGRFMREHWLPALTSSELPTPDSDPLRVMLLGEQLIAFRDANGSVGLIQNNCPHRGASLFFGRNEEAGLRCVYHGWKFDVTGQCVDMPNEPAESNFKTRVRQGAYPCRDYGGMIWTYMGPRSAPPELPKLEWANVPDDQRSLSPVLRECNWVQALEGDIDTAHLYFLHARLNPDEGRTPQNDQGVFHEDRHPRLFLVDMPYGLMYGARREEDPETYYWRITQFMFPFHTYFPPGGFQGIPGHIWVPLDDENTMVWSVAYNPLEPIPVRQQWQRANGPQYLPTTTASLGRWRASANKTNDYMINREVQRTATFTGIPTIPMQDQAVTESMGPVMDRTNEHLGTTDAAIIQVRRKLLNAAKALRDRGITPPGVDEPELYGVRSASVVLPRSADWLVETAETLKAFTNLAVATA